GCGCTTTGTTTTTAAATCAAGCTCTTCACCGAACTCTGTGTTGTAGTTCACATTTCTAATCCGGTCAAAACGGTCGTTAGGCTCCACTTCCCTTTCGACATCCGTTACGATTTCCTCATTTGATTTAAATAGAAGTCCAATCGTTACCAGGCCGCTCAGACCCACAATGGCATAGACAAGCTTTGCAAGAATAGTCGTTTGGCCTCCAAACACACTGGCAACTAAATCAAAGTTAAAAAATCCAATCAATCCCCAGTTAAGCGCGCCAATAATGACCAATGTCAGCGCAATACGCATTAAAACGCTCATGTTGTACACCTCCTCAATATATACGATTGAATCCAGTACGATTTTGTATAGATTCTTTATTATAGTTCACTGAAAGAGACTTTTCATACATTTTCATACAAGACAGTTCTATTTTTATCTTTCAGACTCTACAGTAGAAGAACATTATCTACGAAAGCAGGGATGAAGTGAGAATAAATGGTGTTTTTTCAGGCGGCGGATTAAAAGGTTTTGCACTGGTCGGTGCTGTACAGGAGCTGAATGATCAAGTTTATCGATTTGAAAACGTAGCAGGAACGAGTGCGGGGGCAATTTTGGCGAGCTTCTTGGCTGCAGGCTATACTGCCGATGAAATCGAAATCATGCTGGCTGAAGAAGATTTCCAGTCCTTGCTGGATCCTAGAAAAACGCTGTTGCCGTTTCCATTTATGAAATGGATCTCGCTTTATTGGAGAATGGGTTTGTATCAGGGAAAAGAATTGGAGAATTGGTTTTTTGATAAGCTTGCCCGTAAAGGCTGCTATTCATTTGGCGATCTTCCGGAAGGTTCGCTGAAATTAGTGGCATCTGATTTAACGAACGGCAAGATGCTGGTGCTCCCTGATGATCTGGAGCAATACGGTTATCATCCTGAAAAGTTTTCGATCGCGAAAGCGCTGAGAATGAGCTGCGGTATTCCATACTTCTTTGAGCCTGTGCGTCTCGACGGACCAAACGAAACAATCGTTGTAGACGGAGGTGTGCTCAGTAATTTCCCTATGTGGATTTTTGATGATGCATCGGCCAAAAAGCGGCCGACCATCGGATTGAAGTTAAGCCGAAATCAAAAAGACGTGCCGGGGCGTTCCATTCACAATGCGCTGCAATTATTTGAAGCATTATTTTCCACAATGAAAAATGCACATGATGAGAAATACATCTCACGTCAGCATGAAAACAACGTTGTCTTCATTCCGGTGGAAGATTACAGTGCCACACAATTTGATCTAAACGAAGAGCAAATGGAAGAGTTACTGTCCATTGGACGCAGCCGCACCAAAGAGTTTCTGTTAACATGGCAGCCTGTAAACCTCAAGTTAGCCAGTAAGCATATGTCATATAAATGAAATATTTGAATCTGAAGCAGTTTAAAACACCGTTACGGCGGGTAAATTGACTTATAAGGAGGGCTGCAATTATGAATAATGTAAATGAAAGTTCTATCTTCATCAGAGAACTTGAGCTGCTTAGTGATGAGTATCAAACTGCACCCGCCGATATCAAAACGATTATCTTACAAGATATTCAGTTACTTGAATCTGCGATCTCCCTGTTACAAAGTGACGTACAGTGACTTACTATATATAGATTTTGGCCTCAACGAAATAATTGCAGCATTTTATAGTCCCGTTCTGCACGTTCCTCTCCCGTTGCCAAGTCATATTTTTTTAACAGATGAAACATCTCATTTAATGTCTCTTGATCCAATGGCTTATCCAAAAACGACGTACAGCTTTTCACCAGTTCTTCGGGCATGAATGCCTGCTGCTCTGTTAGCTTTTGCACCACATCCTGAACCGTGTGATCAATTGGGCATTTGCTCATGTACATTCACTCCTTTGTCTACCACCATATCACAATATTCAATAATTTTAAAATGAAGACTTGTTGCTTAATTAATAGGAGCTGCGAGTCTTTTTTGCTCTACGTTTTCTTTTATTGCTTTTCTGTAAAAGTAATTTATGCCAGATATGCACCTGCAGCTGTATTTCATTCGACAGACGGGGAGTTGAGCAGACCATGACGACTAGTGCAAAACGCAGAAAAAGCATTTCTCCCCCTGCTCTCATTGCATTGTCCTTTTTGTTCACTATTATAAACGGCACATTGCTTTTGAAATTGCCTATCGCCACACAACGGCCGATCAGCTGGACAGATGCGCTATTTACCGCCACTTCGGCTACGACAGTGACAGGTTTAAGCGTGTTTGACATTGCTTCTACACTCACAGTTTTCGGTGAAGTTGTATTATTGCTGCTGATTCAAATCGGAGGAGTAGGATTAATGGCGTTTGCCGTTGCAGTGCTCATCATTTTGGGGCGGAAAGTCGGGATGAAAAATCGGATATTTATCCAGGAAACATTCAGTTACCAGTCTATCGGCGATACTGTACGATTTGTCGGTGAGATTCTTACGTTTGTCATTGTAATTGAAGCCATCGCATTCATCACTTTATCTATCGTGTGGGTGCCTGAATTCGGCTGGAAACATGGTTTATACTACAGCATCTTCCATACAGTCTCCGCCTTCAATAATGCGGGTTTTTCTCTATTTCCTGATAACTTGACTTCGTTCGCAGGAAATCCGGCAGTGACGCTCATTCTTTCCTCATTATTTATTATTGGCGGAATTGGATTTATCGTTGTGAAGGATATCATCCAAAAGAGATCGGTTCAGCACTGGTCGCTGCATGCGAAGATGATGGTTTTCGGCACATTGACAGTGAATACCGTTGCTGCGCTTTTCTTGCTGATCCTGGAGTTCCATAATGAGAAAACAATCGGCAGCTTACATTTCATTGAAAAATTGTGGACTTCCTATTTTCAGGCCGTAACACCGCGTACGGCCGGATTTAATATGGTGGCTATCGGAGATATGGAGGAACCTTCACTTCTGCTTACTCTTATCCTGATGTTCATCGGAGGAGGCAGCGCGTCCACCGCCTCCGGTATTAAATTAACTACTTTCATGGTTATAGTATTAGCGACTCTAGCCTATTTTAGGGGAATTAAAGAACCGCATATTTTTCGTCGAACGATTAAAACTGAGATTGTGTTTCGTTCCATGGCAATAGGTGCAGTCAGTTCCGGTGTTGTTTTTGTCGCTTTATTTTTACTGACGATTACCGAGAGAATGCCTATTTTTCCTTTGCTGTTTGAAACAGTATCAGCGTTTGGAACAGTGGGGCTTTCTTTAGGTATTACAGGTAATCTAAGTTCTGCCGGTGAAGTAATTCTCAGCTTCGTAATGTTTTTAGGCCGTATCGGTCCACTGACGCTCTTCTTCCTGCTCATTCATAACAAAAAAGAATCCTATCGTTATCCATACGACCAGGTTCAGACAGGTTAATAGATAGCGGCAAGCTTCCAGAGATCATTCTGGAGGCTTTTTTATCGTTGACTTAACTGTTATAACTGTATACACTGTTCATATACAGTATATAACGAAAGAAGGTGATGTATTGAATATTGTCATCTCCAATTCAGCGAACCAGCCGATTTATTTACAAATTAAGAATCAGCTGAAAGAGCAGATTCTACTAGGCGCACTGAAAGAGAAAGAAGCGCTGCCATCTATACGCAAACTGGCGAAAGACTTGCAAATCAGCGTAATTACAACAAAAAAAGCATATGAAGAACTAGAACGGGATGGGCTGATTGAAACATTTCCGGGTAAAGGATCATTCGTCGCCGCACAGAACCGTGAGCTTTTGAAAGAAGAACGTTTAAAGAAAATCGAAGAACAGCTGGTGAATGTGATTGAAGACGGACGGGCATTTGACGTAGGCCTTGAAGAACTCATTCATATGCTGACTTTACTTTACGAGGAGTGAAGAGAATGGAAAATATAGCTGAAGTACGGAATCTGACGAAGCATTTCGAGGGTTTTGCATTGAATGATCTCAGCTTCGACATTAAAAAAGGGTTCATTACCGGATTCATCGGGGCAAATGGCGCAGGAAAAACGACGACGATTCGCTGTCTGATGGACTTGATTCGATTTGAAAAAGGAGATATACGGGTTTTTGGCGAGTCCCACGAACATGATACAGCGGAAATCAAGCAGCGCATCGGCTTCGTCTATGACGCAAATTTCTATTATGAGGATCTTACTATTGAAAAAAACAAACGAATAATTGCTCCTTTTTATACAGATTGGGATGATGAATTATTTTATTACTATTTGCGGAAGTTTCAGCTGAATACCGCAAAACGCGTAAAGCATCTGTCGAAAGGAATGCGCATGAAGTTTTCACTGGCGATGGCTCTTTCTCACCATCCTGACTTTATTATTATGGATGAACCCACAGCCGGGCTGGACCCGATCGTACGGCGGGAACTGCTCGATATGATGCAAGATCTCATACAAAATGAGGAAAAAGCCATCTTCTTCTCGACTCACATCACAACCGATCTGGAGAAAATAGCAGACTTCATTGTTTTCATTCATGACGGCCGAATTGTTTTTCAGGGAGAGAAAGAGGAATTCACAAAGCGCTACGTCTTAGTAAAAGGCACCGCAGATCAGCGCTGTCTGCTGACTGGTTTACCTGTAATCGGATTACGTGCAACAGACGTCGGCTTTGATTGTTTGGCGGATACCGAGGAGATTTCTGCAGAACGCCTGCAAGAATTGCTTATTGAAGAACCGACACTTGAAGATATTATGTACTACACAGGAAGGAGCGGATCCGAATGAATGCTTTAATCAGAAAAGATTTATATACGCAAAAAGCGAGTACGTATTTCCAAGCGGCCTTGTGGTTCGTCATCTTTACAAACTTTTTTACAGATGGTCAGCCGGTGCGCCATGTCTTACTGCTGGTATTCACCGCTTACATCATAGCAACTTCAACGAGCAACAAAGCTTTTGAGAAAGAGTCAGTACTATTAAATAGCCTTCCGGTCACCAGAAAACAATTCGTCGTGGCTAAGTATGCGGCCGGTTTCATATGGTTCGGCCTTTCCGCAGCCGCGGTGCTCGTTTATATCTTCTTATTTGCTACGTTTGCGCCATTTCCTGCCCGGATGATGACGGTACCTGAATTACTTATCGCACTGGGATGCTTTTTCATCATTATCTCTCTATTTTATCCCCTGCAATTCAAAGCGGGCTACGTACTGGCGATTTCTTTGACAATTATCTTGCCATTACTGAGCCTGATGTCGTTCAGAATCATACTGAACATCATGGAAAATCCACGAATGGTAACGGAACAACAATTCTTTCGTCAGACCGCAGAACTTGTTACTGCCAATCAGTGGACTATTGCATTCTCCGTCCTTCTCGTCAGCGCCTTGGTGACATGGCTGTCGATTCTGTTATCGGTACGAATTATCCGCAAGACCGATTTTGATCATGTATGATGTTTGAAGGCGGACGCTTTCCGCGGGCATAGCTTGTGTCTATGCATTCATGCAGGTGTTGCCGCCTTACACTCCAGTCAACTAAGTGACAACTTTTCACTTACTCTCTAATCGCACTCCATTGCAGAACAATAACAGTTGAATTCGTAAGACATTCTTGGCAGTTGATAAATTTCAGTTCTCAAAACGCAATTGGCAGACTACAAGGCTGATAACTCGTTTAAAAACGGCAGCAAAACTTTTTCAAAATCGGCCGATTCATCATTGGCCAGCTGTCGTAAATAGTGTGCTGCCTTGGACTTTTGTTCAGCCGATAATTGCGCGTATAATTCAGGATCAGCAAACTTCTTCATAATACGAGCTACTGTGTAAATTTTAGATTCTGTTGTCATACGCATATAGTTATACTGCATTTCCGCATGTCCATACAGTGTATATAACGCCTCTGCATAATCTGAGTCGTACTCTTCATTTTCAAAAAAGAGCGCACTATCTCTTAGCGTATCTTGAATACCATGATCCATCCCTGCTTCATAAACAATCATTTTATTATAAAATACAAACGCCATAATACTGCATAATATCGCCAATACACTAAGGCTCACTTTTACTTTCATAGTACTATCCCCCGGCTTCTCTAATTTAAGTAAATTACAATCCGCAGTTCGCTGCGTTACATCGCCTATCTATTAAGTAAACTGCTCACTTATAATGTATTTTAGCTTGAGAATTTCTTGTGCCTTTCCGCGTTTCCAATTATTTTTAGAGTCCTAATGAAAGAAACTGGCTGACTCGTGATTTTTTAGGCGGTGTACTATTGATAGTCGCCTAGCATACTGATACAACGAAAATGGGGACAGCAATTCATCTGCGAATTGCGTCCCCATGTATCATGCTTTTTAACGTTTCTCCTCAAGTATTGGCCTTTACTGCAGCAGAAGACCTTTTTTTTATGTTCCACAATACGTCTGATATGAACTGCCGTCAGAAGGCGGGGCTGTATATTCTTCTTGCTCTGCTGTATATGCGTAAGGATTTTCGAGGACGTTCAGCAGCTTTACAAAAGACCGCATATCTCCGTCTTCCGCTGCCTGCAGCGCTTCTTCCACCCGGTGATTTCTAGGAATTACTGAAGGATTATACTGTTTCATCAATGCTTCTGCCGCCTGCGAATCTTCAGGCTGACGCTGCAGTCTGGCTGTCCATCGCTCTTTCCACTTCATAAACTCCGGGTCATCAGACATTGCTTCTTGCTGTCCAAGCGTTAATGAACGAAAAGTATTCGTATAATCCATCTGTTGACTTTCCATGATCGTGAGCAAATCTGTTACAAGTGTTTCGTCGCCCTCTTCTTCATTGAACAAGCCCAGTTTCGACCGCATTCCGCCCATCCATTCCATGACATACAGCTTCGCGAATTCAGCCAGCCTGCTCTCAGCCAGCTTCACCGCTTCCTCTTTCTCTTCGTGAAGGAGAGGCAGGAGTGTTTCGGCAAAGCGGGTCAGATTCCATTCCGCGATACCCGGCTGATTGCGATATGAATAACGTCCCTGCACGTCAATGGAACTGAAAACGGTTTGCGGGTTATACGTATCCATGAATGCGCACGGACCGTAGTCAATCGTCTCACCGCTGATTGTCATATTATCAGTATTCATCACACCGTGAATGAAACCTGCAAGCTGCCACTTGGCCACCAAGGAAGCCTGGCGTTTAATAACGTGCTCAAGCAATGACAAATAGGGCTGCCGGGCATCAGCAGCTTCCGGTACATGGCGCGTAATTGCGTAGTCCGCAAGCGTCTGCAAATCTTCTGTTACTTGTCTTGCAGCAGCGAATTGAAAAGTACCGACACGCAAATGACTCGAGGCGACTCTGGTCAGCACGGCCCCGGTCAAAACGGTTTCGCGGTAGACAGGCTCTCCCGTCACTGTCACAGCTAAACTGCGTGTTGTCGGAATACCAAGTCCATGCATTGCCTCACTGATCAGATACTCACGCAGCATCGGCCCCAGCGCCGCACGTCCGTCTCCGCCGCGCGAATAAGGTGTTCTCCCTGATCCTTTCAGCTGAATGTCCACCCGTTGCCCCTGTGGTGTCACTTGCTCACCGAGAAGCATCGCACGCCCGTCACCCAGCATCGTAAAATTACCAAATTGATGACCTGCATAAGCTTGGGCAATCGGTTCAATATCTTCTATTTTTGAATTTCCCGAAAAGATCTCCACGGCATCTTCTGCCTGCAATAGCGACGCGTCAAGTCCCAATGAAACAGCCAGCCTGTCATTGGCAATGACAAGCTGTGGCGCACTGACGGTATTAGGTTCTACAATCGAGTAAAATGCATCCGGCAACTGGCGAAAACTGCATTCTATATTCCATCCTAACAGGTGATTACGCTTCATATATTTTCATTCTCCTCTGCGTGATGCTGTACTATGAATTGCTTTTTGTAGTATTCCCTCAAAACACTAAATGTTCACCAGGCTGCAAATGATACATCCTGAATAAGAAACTTGAAGCACCGCGTTTAATGGCATTTAGAACTTTTTGCTTAATTTAGACATGATTTAACACTAAGATATATTGAATTATATGCAATAATGTCTATAATAGTAAGAAATACCTTTATAGGAGGCCATTTAATGTCATCATTTCGTCCTAAAATGGATATGGAGCAGTTACTGCAAAGAGGCACCGATTTGAATTCTTCACCGCGTTTTCAGGAAACATTACAATATAATAACTTTCAAAAAAACGATGTTCGTAATCTGCAGGAGCTTTACAAAAAATGTGAAAACATCACACCAGGCATTACAGATATTTTTGAACAATACTTAACAGAATTATCCCCGACTCATAAAAACTCTGTCCCCCGGGCATTAATTGATGAGTATTTACATGACTTTTTCACGATGACACGCGGCACAGAATATATGGAAAAAACATTGCGATTCTTTTTCACCTTGCGAAAGCATCAGTTCGAGGCAGGTAAAACAATCGTCATGTTTAACCAATTTGCTTTTTATATCCAGACGCATGTATTGTATCATTTCGGTTATCGGCCCGCCAAAGCATTCGAATTGCTGAAATCCCTTCAGGCAGCAGTAAATATTGACCAGCAACTATATATCGAACTGATGACAGAACAAACGGTAGAGCACGTGGTGACGGAAATTTCAGGACTGGTGGATGCAAATGCAAAGATTATGTTCATGAAAGATTTGATATTCAGTCTGGACCATCAATCTGATGAAATTCAATCATCGACGGCTGCAACCGAGCAAATTACGGCATCCATTACAGAAGTAGCCAACACCTCTTCGCGAATTTCAGAAAAAACTGCGGATTCCGTTGAGTATGCTGTCAATAGTAAGAAGACTATTGAAACCACATTAGAAGACATTTTCCAAACAGAAGAGCAATTCCGTTCGATTGTAGATACCTTTTCTTCTCTCCAGCATCGGGTCGGTGAAATCGAAAATGTTGTGCAATTAATTAACGGCATTGCGGGACAGACCAATCTATTAGCGCTAAACGCATCCATTGAAGCCGCACGTGCCGGTGAACACGGTAAGGGATTCGCTGTTGTAGCTCAAGAAGTCCGTAAGCTTGCCGAAAATACCGTTTCTGCATTGGCAGAAGTTACGGATAACGTAGATCATTTAAAGTCTTATGCCAACAATGTCTCCCGTTCTATTGAAAACACCACTACAATCATTACGCATGCAACAGCAGAAGCAAAAAATGCTTTACCGCTGCTCTCAGCAATCGTAACAGCCATCGAAGAAATCAATATGGATGTCAGCAACACCGCAGCCATATCAGAGCAACAAGCCGCTTCTATTGACGAAGTATCGCATCGAATGATGGCGATCTCACAAACACAGGAAGATATTCGTCAATATGGTGAAAGCACATCCGCTTCCATATACGAATTAAGCCAAGAAATTAATAATTTTCGTTTACGTGTAATCAGTGAAAATAGCGTTCATTTATCTTCTAAAGCCTTACTCCATTTATCGAAAGCTGATCATATTCTTTGGAAGTGGCGCATTTATAACATGCTGTTGGGTCTGGAAACCGTGAAGCCGTCCGATGTTTCTTCTCATAAGGACTGCCGTTTGGGCAAATGGTACAATGAAACCCAAACAAAGAACAGACTTGGCCACTTATCCTCTTATCAAAATATCGATCATCATCATGCGCTAGTGCATAAATACGCGCGTGAAGCAGCTGCTCACTTTGAACAAGGAAATCGTCCGGCAGCTGAAGAAGATTTGCGTCAACTAGAAGTTGCTTCAATTGAAGTAGTCAGACTCCTGGATGAATTGATTGACGTGCTGGAGCAAGAGAGCGCGAACTTGCAGCCCGTATAAAATTATAAAAGCTATCCTGAATATGACGTTCAGGATAGCTTTTTCATTAAACTTTCGACAGAGAAAATCCTCTTCCCAAAATTTCCGATGCATTCAGGAACACGACAAATGAATGCGGCTCTTCCTCTTGCAGCACTCTTTTTAAGTAAATGGCTTCTGGCTGCTCTACTACACATAAAATCATGGTCTTCTCCTGATTGGAGAACCCGCCGACTGATCGCACTTTGGTCAATCCCCTGTCAATTTCTTCTTTAATAATCGTCTGAATACGTTCTTCATTATCTGTAATAATCAATACTAACTTAGAAGGGGATGTCTGGAGCTGAACGAAGTCGATCACTTTACTTGTGACAAAAATCGCCATCATCGCAAACAGCGCTAATTCTAAGCTGAAGACCAAAGCAGAAGCAATGACGACCAGTCCGTCCACAAGCATTTGCGCATAGCCGCTCGACAGACCCGTATACTTCTTAACGATCTGCGCGACTGTGGCAAGACCGCCTGTCGACCCATTCCCCCGATAGACTATACCCAGTCCGACTCCCAGCATAATCCCTCCATAGATAGCGGCCAATAACGGATTGTCGATGGTTGATGGAATGTCTGCAGACAGCCAGATCGTAAGCGGCACGAAAAATGTACCAACCAAAGTTTTCAGACTAAAATCCTTACCGAGAAGCACCAATCCAATGAAAAAAATCGGAATATTGATGAGCCACTGAACAAAGGCTGGTTCAAATCCATACAGTCCATAAAGAATCGTACTGATTCCTGATACACCGCCTGCAGCAAGTCTTGCAGGAAGGAAAAATATATTAAAAGCCAGTCCAACCAGAACCGAGCCGGCGATAACCCATATGTATTCGATTAATAGCTTTCTCTTTGCTGTATAGGTCTTCACATGTAAAACCTTCCTCTCCCGATGTTCTAAAAGCACTTTTGTCATGTTATATCATAACGCAAAAATGGTCATCTGTGATATTTCTAAGAAGCATGGCGGTTCAGAATTTATTTGTGGTTATAATTACCCCGATTCATGCATCTACTGGTTCAGGTGGTAAAAATTAACGGAAGGACGCGATGAATTGAAGTTAACACCATTTATGGATGCGTTACCTATTCCTCAATACCTGAAAGCCATGGAGAGGCATAAGTGTTACACCTATTATGAAATCGGAATGAAGGAATTTGAACATAGTTTCCACTCCGAATTACCCCCTACGAAGATATGGGGCTACGAAGGACAGTTTCCGGGACCTTTGGTCAGTGTCAACAGCGGGGAATGTGCGCACATCAAATGGAAGAATGAGCTGCCCGACAAACACTTCTTGCCAATCGACCGTACGCTGCATGGTTCAAGCGAGCATATGCCTGACGTTCGGACTGTCGTGCATTTACACGGTGCAGAAGTAGAGCCTGAAAGTGATGGTCACCCGGAAGCATGGTTTACAAATAATTATCATACAGTCGGAGCTTTATTCGATTCGCCGGTCTATAAATATAATAATAATCAGCGGGCCGCCACACTTTGGTATCATGATCATGCGGTCGGTATTACACGTTTGAATGTCTACGCAGGACTCGTTGGAATGTATATTATTCGAGACGAGGAAGAGCGCAGATTAAACCTTCCGTCCGGCGCGTATGAAGTTCCGCTGATTATCGCAGACCGCGGATTTAATGATGACGGCTCTCTTTTCTATTCTGATACAACAAACGTCAGGCCTGGTCCTGTGCAGCCCGGACTGACTTTCCCGCATCCATCTGTCACGCCTGGCGAGGCGTTTGAAAACATCACAGTAAACGGTAAAGTCTGGCCGTATTTCGAAGTAGAGCCGCGTAAATATCGATTCCGCATATTAAATGCCTCTAATGAACGTTTTTATCGAATCCATTTATCTAACGGCACGAAATTTATTCAAATTGGTTCAGACGGCGGATTAATGGAAAAGCCGGTATTTATGAATGAATTAACGATTGGACCTGCTGAGCGGATGGATGTCGTCGTCGATTTCTCCAAAATGAATCCGGGCGATACGATTGTAATGGAAAACACGGCAGCCACGCCATTTGATTTTCCGCCGCCGATAGGCAATGTACCTGACCCAGAAACGGACGGACAGATCATGCAGTTCCGCGTGATTGAATCGATAGGGCCTGATACGAGCAAAGTACCGGCCACACTCAGTAAAATACCAAAACTGCGTGAATGTGATGCTACCGTGACAAGGGATATTACGTTGGACGCGGACATCGATGAGTATGGCCGTCTTAAGTTCCTTCTCGGCAATAGAGGATTCATGGAACGAATCGATTTCAAACCTAAACTGAATGATACAGAGATTTGGCGATTCATCAATACGGCAGGCGCCACACATCCGCTGCATATTCATCTCATACAGTTCCAAATTCTCGACCGCATTCCGTTTGACGCCCAAGGCTTTACGGCGAATGGTTTACTTGAATTCACCGGACCGGCTGAACCGCCCGCTGAAAATGAACGCGGCTGGAAAGATGTAGTCCAGTCTCCGCCGGGGTATGTAACTCGCGTTATTATGCGCTTTGCCCCGTTCACTGGCCGTTATATGCTCCATTGTCATATTTTAGAGCATGAAGATCATGATATGATGCGTTCATTTGAAGTAGTTGGCCGGAAGTGTGAATGCAAAACCATTTGCACTTGCACAAGCCGCAAAGCAAAACGGAAATGTGAATGCAGGAAAGGCTGTACTTGCCGCGGCAAGTGTACATGTAAAAAATCTTGCACATGCCGTAAAAGAAAGCCATCTCCTCCATCCCATGAGGAAAATAATGATAAAAGATGCCCTTCATGTTCTCCTTGTTCAGAGACGTACCGATGCGAATGTGAATGAACGAACCCCGCGAGATCTTACTCGCGGGGGTTTTATGCTTCTATCAAATAGTCATAGAGTTTAGTTTCTACCGGATGTTCCATTATCATATTCATATGGACGACAGGCAGACGTTTGCCTTTATCATCCGACATGCAGTCTTCTGCCACGCTTTGTTGATCTGGTATTCCTTTGCCTAAATAATAAAAGTCTGTACCTTCGTCATCATCCTTCTTCACAAACAAGTGAATGTCAA
The Sporosarcina sp. P33 genome window above contains:
- a CDS encoding DUF378 domain-containing protein yields the protein MSVLMRIALTLVIIGALNWGLIGFFNFDLVASVFGGQTTILAKLVYAIVGLSGLVTIGLLFKSNEEIVTDVEREVEPNDRFDRIRNVNYNTEFGEELDLKTKRRKVDRTLEDPKD
- a CDS encoding patatin-like phospholipase family protein; the encoded protein is MRINGVFSGGGLKGFALVGAVQELNDQVYRFENVAGTSAGAILASFLAAGYTADEIEIMLAEEDFQSLLDPRKTLLPFPFMKWISLYWRMGLYQGKELENWFFDKLARKGCYSFGDLPEGSLKLVASDLTNGKMLVLPDDLEQYGYHPEKFSIAKALRMSCGIPYFFEPVRLDGPNETIVVDGGVLSNFPMWIFDDASAKKRPTIGLKLSRNQKDVPGRSIHNALQLFEALFSTMKNAHDEKYISRQHENNVVFIPVEDYSATQFDLNEEQMEELLSIGRSRTKEFLLTWQPVNLKLASKHMSYK
- a CDS encoding group-specific protein, producing the protein MSKCPIDHTVQDVVQKLTEQQAFMPEELVKSCTSFLDKPLDQETLNEMFHLLKKYDLATGEERAERDYKMLQLFR
- a CDS encoding TrkH family potassium uptake protein, with product MTTSAKRRKSISPPALIALSFLFTIINGTLLLKLPIATQRPISWTDALFTATSATTVTGLSVFDIASTLTVFGEVVLLLLIQIGGVGLMAFAVAVLIILGRKVGMKNRIFIQETFSYQSIGDTVRFVGEILTFVIVIEAIAFITLSIVWVPEFGWKHGLYYSIFHTVSAFNNAGFSLFPDNLTSFAGNPAVTLILSSLFIIGGIGFIVVKDIIQKRSVQHWSLHAKMMVFGTLTVNTVAALFLLILEFHNEKTIGSLHFIEKLWTSYFQAVTPRTAGFNMVAIGDMEEPSLLLTLILMFIGGGSASTASGIKLTTFMVIVLATLAYFRGIKEPHIFRRTIKTEIVFRSMAIGAVSSGVVFVALFLLTITERMPIFPLLFETVSAFGTVGLSLGITGNLSSAGEVILSFVMFLGRIGPLTLFFLLIHNKKESYRYPYDQVQTG
- a CDS encoding GntR family transcriptional regulator translates to MNIVISNSANQPIYLQIKNQLKEQILLGALKEKEALPSIRKLAKDLQISVITTKKAYEELERDGLIETFPGKGSFVAAQNRELLKEERLKKIEEQLVNVIEDGRAFDVGLEELIHMLTLLYEE
- a CDS encoding ABC transporter ATP-binding protein; its protein translation is MENIAEVRNLTKHFEGFALNDLSFDIKKGFITGFIGANGAGKTTTIRCLMDLIRFEKGDIRVFGESHEHDTAEIKQRIGFVYDANFYYEDLTIEKNKRIIAPFYTDWDDELFYYYLRKFQLNTAKRVKHLSKGMRMKFSLAMALSHHPDFIIMDEPTAGLDPIVRRELLDMMQDLIQNEEKAIFFSTHITTDLEKIADFIVFIHDGRIVFQGEKEEFTKRYVLVKGTADQRCLLTGLPVIGLRATDVGFDCLADTEEISAERLQELLIEEPTLEDIMYYTGRSGSE
- a CDS encoding ABC-2 transporter permease, which encodes MNALIRKDLYTQKASTYFQAALWFVIFTNFFTDGQPVRHVLLLVFTAYIIATSTSNKAFEKESVLLNSLPVTRKQFVVAKYAAGFIWFGLSAAAVLVYIFLFATFAPFPARMMTVPELLIALGCFFIIISLFYPLQFKAGYVLAISLTIILPLLSLMSFRIILNIMENPRMVTEQQFFRQTAELVTANQWTIAFSVLLVSALVTWLSILLSVRIIRKTDFDHV
- a CDS encoding YdiU family protein; the protein is MKRNHLLGWNIECSFRQLPDAFYSIVEPNTVSAPQLVIANDRLAVSLGLDASLLQAEDAVEIFSGNSKIEDIEPIAQAYAGHQFGNFTMLGDGRAMLLGEQVTPQGQRVDIQLKGSGRTPYSRGGDGRAALGPMLREYLISEAMHGLGIPTTRSLAVTVTGEPVYRETVLTGAVLTRVASSHLRVGTFQFAAARQVTEDLQTLADYAITRHVPEAADARQPYLSLLEHVIKRQASLVAKWQLAGFIHGVMNTDNMTISGETIDYGPCAFMDTYNPQTVFSSIDVQGRYSYRNQPGIAEWNLTRFAETLLPLLHEEKEEAVKLAESRLAEFAKLYVMEWMGGMRSKLGLFNEEEGDETLVTDLLTIMESQQMDYTNTFRSLTLGQQEAMSDDPEFMKWKERWTARLQRQPEDSQAAEALMKQYNPSVIPRNHRVEEALQAAEDGDMRSFVKLLNVLENPYAYTAEQEEYTAPPSDGSSYQTYCGT
- a CDS encoding globin-coupled sensor protein produces the protein MSSFRPKMDMEQLLQRGTDLNSSPRFQETLQYNNFQKNDVRNLQELYKKCENITPGITDIFEQYLTELSPTHKNSVPRALIDEYLHDFFTMTRGTEYMEKTLRFFFTLRKHQFEAGKTIVMFNQFAFYIQTHVLYHFGYRPAKAFELLKSLQAAVNIDQQLYIELMTEQTVEHVVTEISGLVDANAKIMFMKDLIFSLDHQSDEIQSSTAATEQITASITEVANTSSRISEKTADSVEYAVNSKKTIETTLEDIFQTEEQFRSIVDTFSSLQHRVGEIENVVQLINGIAGQTNLLALNASIEAARAGEHGKGFAVVAQEVRKLAENTVSALAEVTDNVDHLKSYANNVSRSIENTTTIITHATAEAKNALPLLSAIVTAIEEINMDVSNTAAISEQQAASIDEVSHRMMAISQTQEDIRQYGESTSASIYELSQEINNFRLRVISENSVHLSSKALLHLSKADHILWKWRIYNMLLGLETVKPSDVSSHKDCRLGKWYNETQTKNRLGHLSSYQNIDHHHALVHKYAREAAAHFEQGNRPAAEEDLRQLEVASIEVVRLLDELIDVLEQESANLQPV